GGTTCTTTTGATGCATTATCAAAAAGAGAAAAGTTACAAATCGAGCGTCAACGTGCTAAATTAGAAAAGAACTTAGGTTCTATCTCTGATATGACTCGTTTACCAGGAGCTTTATTTGTAATTGATGTTAAAAAAGAACACATTGCTGTTGCTGAAGCTAAGAAATTAAACATTCCTGTTTTCGCAATGGTGGATACTAACTCTGATCCAAGTGATATAGATTTCGTAATCCCATCTAACGATGATGCGTCTAAATCAATCGACAAAATCTTAACCTTAACTACTGAAGCTATTGCTCAAGGATTAAGCGAAAGAAAAGCTGGTAAAGATGCTCCTGCTGCTGCAGAAGCTCCAGCTGTTGAAGAAGAAGCAAAATAATCATATAAATTTAACATGTAACGGTACAAAACTTTTTTAATTTTGTACCGTTCATTTTTATAAAAACTTTAAAACACAATACTATGGCAGATATTAAGGCAGCTGACGTGATGAAATTAAGAAAATCATCAGGAGCTGGAATGATGGACTGTAAAAAAGCTTTAATAGAAGCTGAAGGAGATTTTGACAAAGCAGTAGATGTATTACGTAAGAGAGGTCAAAAAATGGCTGCAAAAAGAGCTGACCGTGAGTCTAGCGAAGGTGCTGCTATCTCTGTTGTTAATGCAGACAAAACCGCTGGAGTTTCTA
Above is a genomic segment from Wenyingzhuangia fucanilytica containing:
- the rpsB gene encoding 30S ribosomal protein S2, producing the protein MANIQELLEAGVHFGHLTRKWNPSMAPYIYTERNGVHIIDLYKTSAKIDDASAALEKIAASGRKILFVATKKQAKDIVAEKAAAVNMPYITERWPGGMLTNFVTIRKAVKKMSLIDRMKTDGSFDALSKREKLQIERQRAKLEKNLGSISDMTRLPGALFVIDVKKEHIAVAEAKKLNIPVFAMVDTNSDPSDIDFVIPSNDDASKSIDKILTLTTEAIAQGLSERKAGKDAPAAAEAPAVEEEAK